In Mycobacterium gallinarum, a single window of DNA contains:
- the eno gene encoding phosphopyruvate hydratase encodes MPIIEQVGAREILDSRGNPTVEVEVALLDGTFARAAVPSGASTGEHEAVELRDGGSRYGGKGVEKAVEAVLDEIAPAVIGLSADDQRLVDQALLDLDGTPDKSRLGANAILGVSLAVSKAAADSAALPLFRYLGGPNAHILPVPMMNILNGGAHADTGVDVQEFMVAPIGAASFKEALRWGTEVYHSLKSVLKKQGLSTGLGDEGGFAPDVAGTKAALDLILTAIEGAGYKAGSDVALALDVAATEFFTEGTGYKFEKETRTDMQMIEFYAGLLDSYPLVSIEDPLSEDDWDGWVALTAAIGDRIQLVGDDLFVTNPERLEDGIERGAANALLVKVNQIGTLTETLDAVALAHNSGYRTMMSHRSGETEDTTIADLAVAVGSGQIKTGAPARSERVAKYNQLLRIEETLGDAARYAGDLAFPRYSVGDEPLARRADTGAK; translated from the coding sequence GTGCCCATCATCGAGCAGGTCGGAGCCCGCGAGATCCTCGACTCCCGCGGCAACCCGACGGTCGAGGTCGAGGTGGCCCTGCTGGACGGCACCTTCGCGAGGGCGGCGGTGCCGTCGGGTGCCTCCACCGGTGAACACGAGGCGGTCGAGCTGCGCGACGGCGGCTCCCGCTACGGCGGCAAGGGCGTCGAAAAGGCCGTCGAGGCGGTGCTGGACGAGATCGCTCCCGCCGTCATCGGGCTCAGCGCCGACGATCAGCGGCTCGTCGACCAGGCCCTGCTGGATCTTGACGGCACCCCGGACAAGTCCCGCCTCGGCGCCAACGCGATCCTCGGCGTGTCGCTGGCGGTGTCGAAGGCCGCGGCAGACAGTGCCGCTCTACCCCTCTTTCGGTACCTGGGGGGGCCGAACGCCCACATCCTGCCGGTGCCGATGATGAACATCCTCAACGGCGGCGCGCATGCCGACACCGGCGTCGACGTCCAGGAGTTCATGGTGGCCCCGATCGGCGCCGCCAGCTTCAAGGAAGCGCTGCGGTGGGGCACCGAGGTGTACCACTCGCTGAAATCGGTACTCAAGAAGCAGGGTCTGTCCACCGGTCTCGGCGACGAGGGCGGGTTCGCTCCCGACGTCGCGGGGACCAAGGCCGCGCTGGACCTGATCTTGACGGCCATCGAGGGCGCCGGCTACAAGGCCGGATCCGACGTGGCGCTGGCGCTCGACGTCGCCGCGACCGAATTCTTCACCGAGGGAACGGGTTACAAGTTCGAGAAAGAAACCCGGACCGACATGCAGATGATCGAGTTCTATGCCGGGCTGCTCGATTCGTATCCGCTGGTGTCGATCGAGGACCCGCTGTCGGAGGACGACTGGGACGGCTGGGTGGCCTTGACCGCCGCGATCGGTGACCGCATCCAGCTCGTCGGCGACGATCTGTTCGTCACCAACCCCGAGCGTCTGGAGGACGGTATCGAACGGGGTGCGGCCAACGCACTTCTGGTGAAGGTCAACCAGATCGGCACGCTCACCGAGACGCTGGACGCCGTCGCGCTCGCACACAACAGCGGCTACCGCACGATGATGAGCCACCGCAGCGGCGAAACCGAGGACACGACGATCGCCGACCTTGCGGTCGCAGTGGGCAGTGGTCAGATCAAGACCGGCGCACCGGCGCGCAGCGAGCGCGTGGCCAAATACAACCAGCTGTTGCGCATCGAGGAGACCCTCGGCGACGCCGCCCGGTACGCGGGCGATCTGGCCTTCCCGCGCTATTCGGTGGGCGATGAGCCGCTTGCGCGAAGAGCGGATACCGGAGCCAAATAG
- a CDS encoding DUF501 domain-containing protein, with translation MVDPADLEAVAAQLGREPRGVLEIVYRCPNGEPGVVKTAPKLPDGTPFPTLYYLTHPALTAAASRLESSGLMREMTERLQEDPELAAAYRKAHESYLAERDAIEPLGTTFSGGGMPDRVKCLHVVIAHSLAKGPGVNPFGDEALAVLAGEPAMAGILERETWSV, from the coding sequence GTGGTTGACCCGGCGGATCTGGAGGCGGTCGCGGCGCAGCTGGGTCGAGAACCCCGCGGTGTCCTCGAGATCGTCTACCGGTGCCCCAATGGCGAGCCCGGCGTCGTCAAGACGGCGCCGAAACTGCCCGACGGCACACCCTTTCCGACGCTGTACTACCTGACCCACCCCGCGTTGACCGCCGCGGCCAGCCGGCTCGAATCGTCGGGTCTGATGCGGGAGATGACCGAGCGTCTGCAGGAGGACCCGGAACTCGCCGCCGCGTATCGCAAGGCGCACGAGTCGTACCTTGCCGAGCGGGATGCGATAGAACCTTTGGGCACAACGTTTTCCGGTGGGGGCATGCCTGATCGGGTGAAGTGCCTACACGTGGTGATCGCCCATTCGCTGGCCAAGGGGCCGGGTGTCAACCCGTTCGGCGACGAGGCGTTGGCGGTGCTGGCCGGCGAACCGGCGATGGCGGGAATTCTGGAACGGGAGACGTGGAGCGTATGA
- a CDS encoding enoyl-CoA hydratase-related protein, with product MTTYEHLLYEQRGPVTVITINRPERMNAIGPQTHRELVDAWERFRTDDDALVGVLTGAGDTAFCAGGDLKAAQAGELPIDASPDDGVLGPSRWTHIYKPTIAAVNGVAYAGGLEWACWTDLAIADEHATFGVTCRRWNIGLADGGTQRLTRILGYRRAIDLIITGRVVEAVEAERIGLVNRVVPSGACLQHALELAETIAALPQPALRTDLEAARTGQGRPLDDGLRIEAECFGRSIYAVETVEGLRRFNDCDHPDLMPSTSS from the coding sequence ATGACCACCTACGAGCACCTGCTCTACGAACAACGCGGACCGGTCACCGTCATCACCATCAATCGGCCCGAGCGCATGAATGCCATTGGCCCCCAGACTCATCGCGAGCTTGTCGACGCGTGGGAGCGCTTCCGCACCGATGACGACGCCCTCGTCGGCGTCCTCACCGGTGCGGGCGACACCGCGTTCTGCGCGGGCGGCGACCTCAAGGCCGCACAGGCCGGTGAACTACCGATCGACGCGAGCCCCGACGACGGGGTCCTCGGCCCGTCACGCTGGACCCATATCTACAAGCCGACGATCGCGGCGGTCAACGGCGTCGCCTATGCCGGCGGTCTGGAGTGGGCGTGCTGGACGGATCTCGCGATCGCCGACGAGCACGCCACCTTCGGCGTCACCTGCCGCCGCTGGAACATCGGGCTGGCCGACGGCGGCACCCAGCGCCTCACTCGCATCCTGGGCTACCGCCGCGCGATCGACCTCATCATCACCGGCCGCGTCGTCGAAGCCGTCGAGGCCGAACGCATCGGCCTCGTCAACCGGGTGGTGCCGAGCGGCGCCTGCTTGCAGCACGCTCTCGAACTCGCCGAGACGATTGCGGCGCTCCCCCAACCCGCGCTGCGCACCGACCTCGAGGCCGCGCGCACCGGGCAGGGCCGTCCGTTGGACGACGGCTTGCGCATCGAAGCGGAATGCTTCGGCCGGTCCATCTACGCCGTGGAAACCGTCGAGGGGTTGCGACGGTTCAACGACTGCGACCATCCCGACCTCATGCCGTCGACATCCAGCTGA
- a CDS encoding nucleoside triphosphate pyrophosphohydrolase, translating to MTVVLVDPRRPSLVPVEAIDLLAGDVQYTEEMPIKVPWSLPAARPCSYDASDDEAAPVLLSSDPDHPAVRTRLAAGERLIEAPRASPGERLVDAVAMMDKLRTSGPWESQQTHDSLRRYLLEETYEVFDAVRSGNADELRDELGDVLLQVLFHARIAEDAPERPFSIDDVADSLIRKLVNRVPAVLAGEEISLEDQLAQWEERKSLERSKKGVRSAMDNVPTGQPALALAQKVLERAIAAGVPADLIPQSVTSVSVAPHIDTESALRSSVLEFMDTVRRTELAVAADRRGADVPEELDVASLGDVTEREWRAHWPAADPEPEPAEVPVPVPAGASDDDGGGENDGELEDQEVVVESR from the coding sequence ATGACCGTCGTATTGGTCGATCCGCGCCGTCCCTCATTGGTGCCTGTCGAGGCGATCGATCTGCTTGCCGGAGACGTGCAGTACACCGAGGAGATGCCGATCAAGGTGCCCTGGTCACTGCCCGCGGCCAGGCCATGCTCCTACGACGCGTCCGACGATGAAGCCGCGCCCGTGCTCTTGTCGTCAGACCCCGACCACCCTGCAGTGCGGACACGGCTGGCGGCCGGGGAAAGGCTTATCGAAGCGCCCCGCGCCTCGCCTGGTGAGCGGCTGGTGGACGCCGTGGCAATGATGGACAAACTGCGCACGTCGGGCCCCTGGGAATCGCAGCAGACCCACGATTCGCTGCGTCGCTACCTACTCGAGGAGACCTACGAGGTCTTCGACGCGGTGCGCAGCGGCAACGCCGACGAGTTGCGCGACGAACTCGGAGATGTGTTGTTGCAGGTGCTTTTTCACGCCCGCATCGCCGAGGACGCACCCGAGCGCCCGTTCTCGATCGACGACGTGGCGGACTCCCTTATCCGCAAGCTCGTCAACCGCGTGCCCGCGGTGCTCGCTGGCGAGGAGATCTCGCTGGAGGATCAGCTCGCGCAGTGGGAAGAACGCAAATCCCTGGAGCGGTCGAAAAAGGGCGTCCGCTCCGCGATGGACAACGTGCCGACCGGGCAACCCGCACTGGCCTTGGCGCAGAAGGTGCTCGAGCGGGCGATCGCGGCCGGGGTGCCCGCCGACCTGATCCCGCAATCCGTGACATCAGTCAGCGTGGCCCCACACATCGACACCGAGAGCGCCTTGCGGTCGTCGGTGTTGGAGTTCATGGACACCGTCCGTAGGACCGAACTCGCGGTCGCCGCGGACCGGCGCGGGGCGGACGTGCCCGAGGAACTCGACGTCGCGTCGCTCGGCGACGTCACCGAGCGGGAGTGGCGAGCACACTGGCCCGCCGCAGACCCTGAGCCTGAACCGGCTGAAGTGCCCGTGCCGGTGCCCGCCGGCGCCTCGGACGACGACGGCGGTGGCGAGAATGACGGTGAACTGGAAGATCAAGAGGTGGTCGTCGAATCGCGATGA
- the gnd gene encoding phosphogluconate dehydrogenase (NAD(+)-dependent, decarboxylating) — MQLGMVGLGRMGANLVRRLMRDGHRCVVYDMNADAVTELAGEGATGADSLSDFVQKLETPRAVWLMLPAAVVDSTLKQLVDLLEPGDAVIDGGNSYYRDDITRAKSLLTKNIHYVDCGTSGGVWGLERGYSLMIGGEKEVVSRLDPIFKTIAPGEGCAEPTPSRTRTDGTAQDGYLHCGPSGAGHFVKMVHNGVEYGMMAAIAEGLSIIKHADAGKIDRTVDAETTPLRDPWAYQYSIDVGEVAEVWRRGSVVGSWLVDLTADALARSPELDDFTGRVSDSGEGRWTVLAAVDEGVPAPVITTSLFERFSSRDLGEFTDKLLSAMRSEFGGHAEKKN, encoded by the coding sequence ATGCAACTGGGAATGGTCGGGCTCGGCCGGATGGGTGCCAATTTGGTACGACGGCTCATGCGCGACGGGCACCGGTGCGTGGTCTACGACATGAACGCCGATGCGGTGACCGAGTTGGCCGGCGAGGGCGCCACGGGTGCGGACTCGCTGAGCGATTTCGTACAGAAGCTCGAGACGCCGCGCGCGGTGTGGCTGATGCTGCCCGCCGCGGTGGTGGACTCCACCCTGAAACAGTTGGTGGATCTCCTGGAACCCGGCGACGCGGTGATCGACGGCGGCAACTCCTACTACCGAGACGACATCACCCGCGCCAAGAGCCTGCTGACCAAGAACATCCACTACGTCGACTGCGGAACCAGCGGCGGGGTGTGGGGTCTCGAACGTGGCTACAGCCTGATGATCGGCGGCGAGAAGGAAGTGGTGTCGCGGCTCGATCCGATCTTCAAGACCATCGCGCCGGGGGAGGGCTGTGCCGAGCCGACTCCCAGCCGCACCCGCACCGACGGCACCGCGCAAGACGGCTATCTGCATTGCGGGCCAAGCGGCGCAGGGCATTTCGTGAAGATGGTGCACAACGGGGTGGAGTACGGGATGATGGCCGCCATCGCCGAGGGGCTGAGCATCATCAAGCACGCCGATGCTGGCAAGATCGACCGCACGGTCGACGCGGAAACCACCCCACTGCGCGATCCGTGGGCCTACCAGTACTCGATCGACGTCGGTGAGGTCGCCGAAGTCTGGCGCCGCGGGTCGGTGGTCGGTTCGTGGCTGGTGGATCTCACCGCCGATGCGCTCGCGCGTTCACCCGAACTCGACGACTTCACCGGTCGGGTCTCGGATTCCGGCGAGGGGCGCTGGACGGTGCTGGCCGCGGTCGACGAGGGGGTCCCCGCCCCGGTGATCACCACGTCGCTGTTCGAACGGTTCTCCTCGCGGGACCTCGGCGAGTTCACCGACAAGCTGTTGTCGGCCATGCGCAGCGAATTCGGCGGTCACGCCGAGAAGAAGAACTAG
- the zwf gene encoding glucose-6-phosphate dehydrogenase, whose amino-acid sequence MTSPATTPADVLVIFGITGDLARKMTFRSLYRLERRKLLDCPIVGVALDEWSEATLRDHARSSIETAGETIDEEVFARFAQRLSMVSGDFADANTYEKVARAIEGKHTPVFYLEIPPSLFGMVVEGLAHANLTDRARVVVEKPFGHDLESARALNAQLRSVLEEWQIFRIDHFLGKEPAMDIMFLRFANSVFEPLWNRDRIQCVQITMAENFGVEDRGSFYDPVGALRDVVQNHLLQLIGLFASEPPSCAGADGLRDKRAEVFRAIPSIDPAHYIRGQYDGYRSIKGVRPDSQTETFAALKLEIDNWRWAGVPFFIRAGKALPVRATEIRVFFKRPPKLAVMPERPDPNQLVLRIDPNPGTDLIIQAKEPGANTTRCVDLSLTFAKELGEAPEPYERLLFDAMRGDSAQFAREDGVEETWRIVQPLIESPPELQTYVVGSWGPPSVSKLVAGYPSWREPWLES is encoded by the coding sequence ATGACGTCACCGGCGACCACCCCAGCGGACGTACTGGTGATCTTCGGCATCACCGGAGACCTCGCCAGAAAGATGACCTTCCGGTCGCTTTACCGGCTCGAACGGCGCAAGTTGTTGGACTGCCCGATCGTCGGTGTCGCGCTTGACGAATGGTCCGAGGCGACGCTGCGCGACCATGCGCGCAGTTCGATCGAGACCGCGGGCGAGACGATCGACGAGGAGGTGTTCGCCCGTTTCGCGCAACGCCTTTCGATGGTGTCGGGCGACTTCGCCGATGCGAACACCTATGAGAAGGTGGCCCGGGCGATCGAGGGCAAGCACACACCGGTGTTTTATCTCGAGATCCCGCCGTCGTTGTTCGGGATGGTCGTCGAAGGCCTGGCGCACGCCAACCTCACCGATCGAGCGCGCGTGGTGGTGGAGAAACCGTTCGGCCATGACCTGGAATCGGCCCGTGCCCTGAACGCACAACTGCGCAGCGTGCTCGAGGAGTGGCAGATCTTCCGCATCGATCACTTCCTCGGCAAGGAACCGGCGATGGACATCATGTTTCTGCGCTTCGCCAATTCGGTGTTCGAACCGCTGTGGAATCGCGACCGCATCCAATGCGTGCAAATCACCATGGCCGAGAACTTCGGCGTGGAGGATCGGGGCAGCTTCTACGATCCGGTCGGCGCGCTGCGTGACGTGGTGCAGAACCACCTGCTTCAGCTCATCGGACTATTCGCCTCCGAACCGCCGAGTTGTGCGGGTGCCGACGGGCTTCGCGACAAGCGGGCGGAGGTTTTTCGTGCGATCCCGTCGATTGATCCGGCGCACTACATCCGCGGCCAGTACGACGGATATCGGTCCATCAAGGGGGTGCGGCCGGACTCCCAAACGGAAACATTCGCCGCGTTGAAGCTCGAGATCGACAACTGGCGATGGGCCGGGGTGCCGTTCTTCATTCGCGCCGGCAAGGCACTTCCGGTGCGGGCCACCGAGATTCGGGTGTTCTTCAAGCGTCCGCCCAAGCTCGCAGTCATGCCGGAGCGGCCCGACCCCAACCAACTGGTGCTGCGGATCGATCCGAACCCGGGTACCGACCTGATCATCCAGGCCAAAGAACCCGGTGCGAACACCACCCGATGCGTCGATCTGTCGCTGACATTCGCCAAGGAGCTCGGTGAGGCGCCCGAACCCTACGAGCGGCTGCTGTTCGATGCCATGCGCGGCGACTCCGCCCAATTCGCGCGTGAGGACGGTGTCGAGGAGACCTGGCGCATCGTCCAGCCGCTGATCGAGTCGCCCCCTGAACTGCAGACCTACGTGGTCGGATCGTGGGGTCCGCCATCGGTGTCCAAACTCGTTGCCGGATACCCCAGTTGGCGTGAGCCCTGGCTGGAGTCCTAG
- a CDS encoding aromatic ring-hydroxylating oxygenase subunit alpha: MATPTRASVADDVTVVRRILAHIDAGTTDEGDAWREPVENYVNPTRFVEELEVLRSYPSVYLPSAALPNPGDHVERVSFGVPLFAVRGRDGTARVFRNSCRHRGMALVEGPGCAQALVCRYHGWTYRLDGALSHVPHADAFPGLDMSARGLVEVESREVDGLIVIGPLGTPHPQADAAMAALADGSPWRDKLVHSTRLVAVRPALRAMNWKVLVEQFLEGYHIRTTHKNTFYPIQYDDLNVVESFGPNTRVTFPYKNIERLRDRPESTWEVGHRVTYVYHLFPNVMVATFPNQVLVITIDPIDIDHTTVTIYAMVTPDVIRRATADPETSQDARNLLNEGGIEDNDMSEGVQLGLHAGANTFVEFGTHESAIGLFHATLDDRLARIR; the protein is encoded by the coding sequence ATGGCCACTCCGACACGGGCGTCGGTCGCCGACGATGTCACCGTCGTCCGCCGCATCCTGGCGCACATCGACGCGGGCACGACCGACGAAGGTGACGCCTGGCGTGAACCCGTCGAAAATTATGTGAATCCAACCCGATTCGTCGAAGAACTCGAGGTGCTGCGCTCCTACCCGAGCGTCTATCTGCCGTCGGCAGCGCTTCCCAACCCCGGCGACCACGTCGAGCGGGTCAGCTTCGGCGTACCGCTGTTCGCGGTGCGCGGCCGCGACGGCACCGCGCGAGTGTTCCGCAACTCGTGCCGGCACCGAGGCATGGCGCTCGTCGAAGGGCCGGGCTGTGCGCAGGCACTGGTGTGCCGCTATCACGGCTGGACCTACCGTCTCGACGGCGCGCTGTCGCACGTGCCCCACGCCGATGCCTTTCCCGGCCTGGACATGTCCGCCCGCGGACTGGTCGAGGTCGAGAGCCGAGAGGTCGACGGGTTGATCGTGATCGGCCCGCTGGGGACACCGCACCCCCAGGCGGACGCCGCGATGGCGGCGTTGGCCGACGGCAGCCCGTGGCGGGATAAGTTGGTGCACTCGACGCGGCTCGTCGCGGTGCGGCCGGCGTTGCGCGCGATGAACTGGAAGGTCCTCGTCGAGCAGTTCCTCGAGGGCTACCACATTCGCACCACCCACAAGAACACCTTCTACCCCATCCAATACGACGACCTCAACGTCGTCGAATCGTTCGGGCCGAACACCCGAGTCACATTCCCCTACAAGAACATCGAACGCCTGCGCGACCGCCCCGAGTCGACGTGGGAGGTCGGGCACCGCGTGACGTACGTATACCACCTGTTCCCGAACGTCATGGTGGCGACGTTCCCGAACCAGGTGCTGGTGATCACGATCGACCCGATCGACATCGACCACACCACGGTCACGATCTACGCCATGGTCACACCGGACGTGATACGGCGTGCGACGGCCGATCCCGAGACCTCCCAGGACGCGCGAAACCTGCTGAACGAAGGCGGCATCGAGGACAACGACATGTCCGAAGGCGTACAACTGGGCCTGCACGCCGGGGCCAACACCTTCGTCGAGTTCGGCACCCACGAGAGCGCGATCGGCCTCTTCCACGCCACGCTCGACGACCGGTTGGCTAGAATTCGATGA
- a CDS encoding lytic transglycosylase domain-containing protein, which produces MSRVRWLRAVAVLGATALIMASSCSWQVGTPIPEGVPPPAGDAVPKIDTHADGRPADQLRQWAAERAPALGMPIAALEAYAYAARVAEVENPDCHLEWTTLAGIGEVESHHGTFRGATIAENGDVTPPIRGVRLDGTNGNLEIFDSEGVSHDKEQDEESVHARAMGPMQFIPDTWKLYGVDANNDGVISPDNFDDAALSAAGYLCWRGKDLATPRGWMDALRAYNHSDQYARTVRDWATAYANGHPL; this is translated from the coding sequence GTGTCGCGCGTGCGTTGGCTGCGAGCGGTCGCGGTATTAGGAGCGACAGCGCTGATAATGGCTTCGAGCTGTTCATGGCAGGTGGGCACCCCGATTCCGGAGGGGGTGCCACCGCCAGCGGGCGACGCTGTGCCCAAAATCGACACCCACGCCGACGGGCGTCCCGCCGATCAGCTGCGGCAATGGGCGGCCGAACGTGCCCCTGCGCTGGGGATGCCCATTGCGGCGCTGGAGGCCTACGCCTATGCGGCCCGGGTTGCCGAGGTGGAGAACCCCGACTGCCACCTGGAGTGGACGACGCTGGCGGGTATCGGGGAGGTGGAGAGCCACCACGGCACATTCCGCGGCGCGACCATCGCCGAGAACGGTGACGTGACCCCGCCGATCCGTGGTGTCCGCCTGGACGGCACCAACGGCAACCTCGAGATCTTCGACAGCGAGGGCGTCAGCCACGACAAGGAACAGGACGAGGAGTCGGTCCACGCCCGCGCGATGGGCCCGATGCAGTTCATCCCCGACACCTGGAAGCTCTACGGCGTCGACGCCAACAACGACGGGGTCATCAGCCCGGACAACTTCGACGATGCCGCGCTGTCGGCGGCCGGTTACCTGTGCTGGCGGGGCAAGGACCTGGCCACACCCCGGGGCTGGATGGACGCCCTGCGGGCCTACAACCATTCCGACCAGTACGCGCGCACTGTGCGCGACTGGGCGACGGCCTACGCCAACGGACACCCCCTCTAA
- a CDS encoding Ppx/GppA phosphatase family protein has protein sequence MTRVGAIDCGTNSIRLLIADTDDGKLVDVHREMRIVRLGQGVDATGQFASEALDRTRAALTDYAELLRTYEVPTVRMVATSATRDASNRDVFFVMTAEVLGAVVPGAVAEVITGTEEAALSFRGAVNELDTADGPFVVVDLGGGSTEVVLGVRDVEAGFSADVGCVRLTERCLHSDPPTPAEVAAAREVVRDGLGQAFGVVPVERARAWVGVAGTMTTVAALAHKMATYDSEAIHLSRVGFGDLLPVCDELIAMTRAQRAALGPMHEGRVDVIGGGAIIVEELANALGDRAGIDELVVSEHDILDGIALSIASLSL, from the coding sequence ATGACCAGGGTTGGCGCCATCGACTGCGGCACGAATTCGATTCGGCTGCTGATCGCCGACACCGACGACGGCAAGCTGGTGGATGTGCATCGAGAGATGCGGATCGTCAGGTTGGGCCAAGGGGTCGACGCCACAGGGCAATTCGCTTCTGAGGCACTGGATCGCACCAGGGCAGCGCTCACGGACTACGCCGAGCTGCTGCGCACGTATGAAGTGCCGACGGTGCGGATGGTCGCCACCTCCGCGACGCGCGATGCGTCGAACCGCGACGTGTTCTTCGTGATGACCGCGGAGGTTCTCGGCGCTGTGGTGCCGGGTGCTGTCGCCGAGGTGATCACCGGGACCGAGGAGGCCGCGCTGTCGTTCCGCGGTGCGGTCAACGAATTGGACACGGCCGACGGACCTTTCGTCGTCGTCGACCTCGGCGGCGGATCCACCGAGGTGGTGCTCGGAGTGCGCGATGTGGAGGCCGGTTTCTCCGCCGACGTCGGCTGTGTGCGGCTGACTGAGCGGTGCCTGCATTCCGACCCCCCGACCCCCGCCGAGGTCGCCGCGGCACGGGAGGTCGTCCGCGACGGGTTGGGGCAGGCGTTCGGGGTGGTGCCCGTCGAACGCGCGCGCGCATGGGTCGGGGTGGCCGGCACCATGACGACCGTGGCGGCGCTGGCGCACAAGATGGCGACCTACGATTCCGAGGCGATTCACTTGTCCCGCGTGGGTTTCGGCGATTTGTTGCCCGTGTGCGACGAGCTGATCGCGATGACGCGGGCGCAGCGCGCCGCGTTGGGTCCGATGCACGAGGGCAGGGTGGACGTCATCGGCGGTGGCGCGATCATCGTCGAGGAGCTGGCGAACGCGCTCGGCGACCGCGCGGGAATCGACGAACTGGTGGTCAGCGAGCACGACATTCTCGACGGCATCGCGCTGTCGATCGCCAGCCTGTCGCTATGA
- a CDS encoding FtsB family cell division protein codes for MPEAKRPDPKRRSPTSRPGKSGKSEASRGRPRSTSPVRREARITEPRPVPEAQDAEPKDAADSIRKSIVVAAGQQSEQRFGSAARRAAILAAVICVLTLTIAGPVRTYFGQRTEMKQLKATEEQLRAQIADLEQQKVKLADPVFIAAQARERLGFVMPGEIPYQVQLPPGSAVPTMPGVEPATVNPDQPWYTALWGTIAEKPYGVAPAPAPVPPAPAAPNNAPPPGG; via the coding sequence GTGCCAGAAGCGAAGCGGCCCGACCCCAAGCGGCGATCCCCGACTTCTCGACCTGGGAAGTCGGGTAAGTCCGAGGCATCGCGGGGCCGTCCGCGGAGCACGTCGCCCGTACGTCGCGAGGCACGAATCACCGAGCCGCGGCCGGTGCCCGAGGCGCAAGACGCCGAACCGAAAGACGCCGCCGACTCGATCCGTAAGTCCATTGTGGTGGCCGCGGGGCAGCAGTCCGAGCAACGGTTCGGGTCCGCGGCGCGCCGTGCCGCCATCCTGGCCGCGGTGATCTGCGTGCTGACGCTGACCATTGCGGGGCCGGTGCGCACCTATTTCGGGCAGCGCACCGAGATGAAACAACTCAAGGCCACCGAGGAACAACTGCGCGCGCAGATCGCCGACCTGGAACAGCAGAAGGTCAAGCTGGCTGACCCGGTGTTCATCGCCGCGCAGGCGCGTGAACGCCTCGGATTTGTGATGCCCGGCGAGATTCCGTACCAGGTGCAGCTTCCGCCCGGCAGTGCGGTGCCGACGATGCCCGGTGTGGAGCCGGCCACCGTCAACCCAGACCAGCCTTGGTACACCGCGCTATGGGGCACCATCGCCGAGAAGCCCTACGGTGTCGCGCCGGCGCCGGCGCCCGTGCCTCCTGCGCCCGCAGCCCCGAACAATGCGCCCCCTCCCGGTGGTTGA